A single window of Carassius gibelio isolate Cgi1373 ecotype wild population from Czech Republic chromosome A19, carGib1.2-hapl.c, whole genome shotgun sequence DNA harbors:
- the LOC127935386 gene encoding nuclear GTPase SLIP-GC-like, whose translation MKDLIQYIKMLYNRIHSGAFNCSEKHFKETVKSQHDDSQHFFNVDYLIIATILAKRLEDVMESLPKGQIPKDSATLMITPKTHYALISLSHIKDELEQKKNSNPTLSQDLLIIENLLNDAEEDFSVEKYKVLHQSCPLTPGLITLALKSYASQLFDHLENFGIFTFKQSVIVCFQPEDLDNVKATVKNSVSDVYEMEILSRGNGELLQLNCSGNDFKDEDCDDWYIETFLKNNEKSAEICTQLDERDAGTECDENESMDVDVRSAICGAPKEEMEAYHGMKKNTPPLLPVPSQSRTSTKRKRDHESSDMNIEPPLTTDMIMENARQILKRVAKNSDQINIGSRKKATIGIFGKSGEGKSSLLSAILGKKDLLPSGCFGACTAVVTQVEANLNDSNYKAVIELFSQEEWENELKDLYRNIKDVSEDRNEDFVEIAKEKITALYGVDPELKTLEELKNAKKFAEIKTFLSISKKIISNSNLSEFTNDVASYIQHSEASSGDWYWPLVKSVTIMIPDCRELLEHIVLLDLPGTGDCNRIRDDLWKSKLRECSSVWIVSDINRAITDRDPWGILKHCIEELGPGGKCKKINFICTKTDDINTEAYIRCARLSRDPISEDKDQKKACILHRNDNAKTRVKEKFENSEIKKIFITDNQFQVFTVSSNAFFDHNLNLESSETEIPKLQDDLRNLNKSFNRELTRDYVNEVKGTLLLIQSGQLDPDKKMIEIKVNIRKKFEENLRKSLIELDKYFDNVYNVMEQHLSKGVEESVQLCVASTEAMIAPNTDGRGFHKILGALCKNYGCYWSKNRDVVLDLNKTLAKYLHKHIDEDFYKIFPVTGKTGKSVQEQIDKFSIIQSDSAYPSCDIVDNIQNFIKIEETRLKEGLNRDIVDKKKDIYSSIKITISNQMASCYQQAAAVTGTGSMKIRQELLISTVNKIKQDMYNKAKVEVLKKFNKLKLDIKSALESELQEAIERSQSQASKKKRMDVSREIEQLEKLLDQLSD comes from the exons ATGAAGgatttaattcaatatataaagaTGCTCTATAACAGAATCCACAGTGGTGCATTTAACTGCTCTGAGAAACACTTTAAAGAAACTGTGAAAAGTCAACATGATGATAGTCAACACTTCTTTAACGTGGACTACCTTATCATTGCAACTATTCTGGCAAAACGTCTTGAAGACGTCATGGAATCTCTTCCAAAAGGGCAAATACCAAAAGATTCAGCTACTCTCATGATCACTCCCAAAACACATTATGCTTTAATAAGTTTAAGTCATATTAAGGATGAGctggaacagaaaaaaaattcaaacccGACTCTGAGCCAGGATCTTCTCATAATAGAAAACCTCCTCAATGATGCAGAAGAAGATTTTTCAGTGGAGAAATACAAAGTGCTGCATCAGAGTTGCCCTTTGACCCCAGGACTCATTACACTTGCTCTGAAAAGCTACGCCTCACAGTTATTTGACCATTTAGAAAACTTTGGGATTTTTACTTTCAAACAAAGTGTGATAGTTTGCTTTCAACCCGAGGACCTAGATAATGTCAAAGCTACTGTGAAGAACAGTGTTAGTGATGTATATGAAATGGAGATATTATCCAGAGGAAATGGTGAACTGCTTCAATTAAACTGCTCAGGAAACGATTTTAAGGATGAAGACTGTGATGACTGGTACATAGAGACATTTCTGAAGAACAACGAAAAATCAGCAGAAATTTGCACTCAATTAGATGAAAGGGATGCTGGGACTGAATGTGATGAAAATGAATCAATGGATGTTGATGTAAG ATCAGCCATTTGTGGAGCCCCCAAAGAAGAGATGGAAGCATATCATGGGATGAAGAAGAATACACCTCCACTGCTTCCTGTCCCATCACAATCTAGAACAA GTACTAAAAGAAAACGAGATCATGAATCATCTGACATGAATATAGAGCCACCACTGACAACAG ATATGATCATGGAGAATGCTAGACAAATTCTGAAAAGAGTCGCTAAAAACTCCGATCAAATCAATATAGGCAGCAGGAAGAAGGCAACCATAGGGATTTTTGGAAAATCAGGAGAAGGAAAGAGTTCCCTTTTAAGTGCAATCTTGGGGAAAAAGGATCTCTTACCATCTGGTTGTTTTGGTGCCTGTACAGCTGTTGTTACTCAGGTGGAAGCCAATCTGAATGACTCCAACTACAAAGCAGTGATCGAACTCTTTTCTCAAGAG GAATGGGAGAATGAGCTCAAAGATCTTTACAGAAATATAAAAGATGTGAGTGAGGACAGGAATGAGGACTTTGTTGAAATTGCTAAAGAAAAGATCACTGCGCTGTATGGAGTTGATCCAGAACTGAAAACATTAGAAGAGCTCAAGAATGCTAAAAAATTTGCTGAGATTAAAACTTTTTTGTCTATCAGTAAGAAAATAATCTCAAACAGTAAT CTTTCTGAATTTACCAACGATGTTGCCAGTTACATACAACACAGTGAGGCAAGTTCTGGTGACTGGTACTGGCCACTTGTGAAAAGTGTGACGATCATGATACCAGACTGTCGTGAACTCCTGGAACACATTGTGCTTCTTGATCTTCCTGGGACCGGAGACTGCAACAGGATTAGAGATGACCTGTGgaaatct AAACTGAGAGAGTGCTCTTCTGTGTGGATTGTAAGTGATATCAATCGAGCAATCACTGACAGAGACCCCTGGGGGATATTAAAGCACTGCATTGAAGAACTGGGACCAGGAGGAAAATGCAAAAAGATCAACTTCATCTGTACGAAGACTGATGATATCAATACAGAAGCCTATATTAG atgtgCGCGGCTTTCAAGAGACCCAATCTCAGAAGACAAG gATCAGAAAAAGGCATGCATACTTCATAGAAATGATAATGCCAAGACAAGAGTcaaagaaaagtttgaaaattCTGAAATCAAG aaaatatTCATAACTGACAATCAGTTTCAAGTTTTCACTGTAAGTTCCAATGCATTCTTTGACCACAATTTAAATCTGGAATCAAGTGAAACAG AAATCCCAAAGTTGCAGGATGATCTGAGGAATCTTAACAAGAGCTTTAACAGAGAACTGACTAGAGATTATGTCAATGAAGTAAAGGGAACTTTGCTCTTAATTCAAAGTGGCCAGCTGGATCCAGACAAGAAAATG ATTGAAATAAAAGTCAACATCCGCAAAAAATTTGAGGAGAACCTAAGGAAGTCACTAATTGAACTGGACAAATATTTTGACAACGTTTATAATGTTATGGAGCAGCATCTCTCAAAGGGAGTGGAAGAATCTGTGCAATTATGTGTTGCTTCCACAGAGGCAATGATAGCACCT AATACAGATGGAAGGGGTTTCCATAAAATCCTTGGAGCTTTGTGCAAAAACTATGGATGCTATTGGTCAAAAAATCGGGATGTAGTTCTAGACCTGAACAAAACTTTGGCCAAGTATTTGCACAAACACATTGATGAGGATTTCTATAAAATTTTTCC TGTGACTGGGAAAACAGGGAAGTCAGTGCAGGAACAGATTGATAAATTCAGTATCATCCAGAGTGACTCTGCTTACCCCAGCTGTGACATAGTAGATAACATTCAAAACTTCATCAAAATAGAG GAAACCAGACTGAAGGAAGGACTCAACAGAGACATTGTTGACAAGAAGAAGGACATCTACTCATCAATCAAAATAACCATTTCGAATCAAATGGCTTCTTGCTATCAGC AAGCTGCAGCTGTGACAGGAACAGGATCCATGAAGATAAGGCAAGAACTGTTAATATCCAcagtcaataaaataaaacaagacatGTACAACAAAGCAAAAGTGGAAGTGCTAAAAAAGTTTAATAAGTTGAAG CTGGACATAAAGAGTGCTCTTGAAAGCGAACTACAGGAAGCAATAGAACGTTCACAATCACAAGCCAGCAAAAAGAAACGGATGG ATGTCTCCAGAGAGATTGAACAGCTGGAGAAACTTCTAGACCAACTGTCTGACTGA
- the LOC127935388 gene encoding cyclin-dependent kinases regulatory subunit 1 translates to MSHKQIYYSDKYDDDKFEYRHVMLPKDIAKKVPKTHLMSETEWRNLGVQQSQGWVHYMIHQPEPHILLFRRPLPQSQ, encoded by the exons ATGTCCCACAAGCAGATTTATTACTCAGACAAATATGACGACGACAAATTCGAGTACAG GCATGTCATGCTCCCTAAGGACATTGCTAAAAAAGTTCCTAAGACACATCTGATGTCAGAGACAGAATGGAGAAATCTGGGAGTTCAGCAGAGTCAAGGATGGGTACATTATATGATCCATCAGCccg aaCCGCATATCTTGCTCTTCCGACGTCCACTGCCTCAATCCCAGTGA
- the LOC127935781 gene encoding zinc finger protein 687b, with translation MGDMKTPDFDDLLAAFDIPDIDAKEAIQSAPDEVEGHQGAGGGSLIKPGDASVGGSSALRSPSPSTDSQSDQSIVSVIVKNCVHPEPFDGGDSSVPDPLNHNGFVSASGSVHMSQSRSQNGQQWPICSSKAIPETAGALGSSSTSKQGSNIFNKLKPLMAQGAGDSVGRARKMQLLQQQHMQQEITLEGADKAKAPAIPSGTSGAASPFFPPPKQLLSTPSTASSSSPSSSSPSVGSRVSGAVASSPLATSLTEPFNGSPRLHSSAFRRVDSDEEDSDPDSRGSLVIHESPDSPTPPKLSRRLRSPPEISQSPSLPPSTSISPSTYPRPDDIPLASPASPQAQQNWLSAPVQTGTGKSLPQEERNPEHVIEERDSPESPEPEIPKSSMPTSAVTKRSCSPAVASLSPSAALREPKEEEEEMEVDKGLAENGQDAANTDGMEDKKKDGEKIEVDAAQSLPADAGSPSSGGKAVSGGNAPSRPLKVRIKTIKTSTGGITRTVTRVAGKGGTARTDKDASKAQTGIRVGLAKGTKKIEAQVVKCSTLPVSTLEASSAMLAAASKVQNKMAMQSDKMKVSATAVSITKATTLPVAPAVGGISVRPTVSKTANGGTVPCKPASIVNSTGAVISRSQSSLVEAFNKILNSKNLLPSYRPDLSTPPPSQWGLPMPATGYRCLECGDAFALERSLARHYDRRSLRIEVTCNHCAKRLAFFNKCSLLLHAREHKERGLVMQCSHLVMRPVTVEQMIGQQDTTPIGMLSPSLSSPSLSSSTTPTGTTPVQSTSSPLKDSPSPGTVSSQPSPARRGPQSPQALMPLPCKKGEALQYHNFKCPECQTQFSSKTELVTHFQQIRATPNSTCMLCSPPMMLPNWCSVSAHQRIHKHRAPHVCPECGGTARQATFQTHLEESCLHFARRIGYRCSICQVVFGGLNSIKSHIQTAHCEVFHKCPNCPMAFKSAQSTQGHITSQHPALTAAQAKMIYKCVMCDTVFTQKPLLYMHFDTHLAKQKVHVFKCPDCTKLYAQKGSMMEHIKTAHRGLSVKAETPPTTSSPVSAPASNSASKPKPTENNSEDLSQEQGEEDEEGEEEEGEYEGEERDEGEEEENEEEDQTDSPENGSMEWRCKECKKRYAEREDYIDHMKNDHGTVMKKFPCRLCERSFSSANSLRRHVRIIHEGVKRVFRCPHCSEGKRTFSSRLILEKHIRVRHGIRIRQTSDRPNAPNTRKRSLPADGAGSSSELDNESGDPPVGGATDTDDITGEDPKRTRVSENRPLEQEEDDGTFRCTPCGFTTQDWEEFQHHIPVHCDTENAPQQCLQCGACFASAGSLSRHKFITHRLRQGQHDNHGGNASPGTSPQDGSPSSPKAGVEGEGGGGQLQGVRPALRQGFGP, from the exons ATGGGGGACATGAAAACCCCCGACTTTGATGACTTGTTGGCAGCGTTTGACATTCCTGACATTGATGCCAAAGAGGCTATCCAGTCTGCCCCGGATGAGGTGGAGGGGCATCAAGGAGCAGGCGGAGGATCGCTCATAAAGCCTGGTGATGCTTCAGTTGGTGGAAGTTCAGCCTTAAGATCGCCCAGCCCATCCACGGATTCTCAGAGTGACCAATCTATTGTGAGCGTGATTGTGAAGAACTGTGTTCACCCTGAACCCTTTGATGGTGGCGACAGCTCGGTACCAGATCCACTAAACCATAATGGATTTGTGTCGGCCAGTGGGTCAGTGCATATGTCTCAGTCCCGGTCCCAGAATGGGCAGCAGTGGCCCATATGCAGCTCAAAGGCGATTCCAGAGACTGCAGGAGCACTTGGATCTTCCAGCACTTCCAAACAGGGCAGCAACATCTTCAATAAACTGAAACCCTTGATGGCACAAGGTGCTGGAGACTCTGTTGGAAGGGCCAGGAAAATGCAGCTTCTGCAACAGCAACATATGCAGCAGGAGATTACCCTAGAAGGTGCGGACAAGGCAAAAGCCCCTGCGATTCCTAGTGGGACAAGTGGAGCAGCATCTCCTTTCTTTCCCCCACCTAAACAACTTCTTTCCACTCCCTCCACAGCGTCATCGTCCTCACCCTCATCATCCTCTCCCTCAGTTGGTTCCCGTGTTTCTGGGGCCGTGGCATCATCTCCGCTTGCTACATCTCTAACGGAGCCGTTTAACGGATCACCGCGTCTTCATTCGTCGGCTTTCAGACGTGTAGATTCAGATGAGGAGGATTCAGATCCTGATTCCAGAGGATCTCTAGTCATCCACGAGAGTCCGGATTCTCCCACACCTCCGAAACTATCACGTCGATTGAGGTCACCTCCAGAAATTTCACAGTCCCCTTCTCTCCCTCCTTCGACGTCCATATCGCCCAGCACTTACCCCAGACCAGATGACATTCCCTTGGCATCACCAGCTTCACCTCAAGCTCAACAGAACTGGCTTTCCGCACCAGTCCAAACAGGAACTGGAAAGAGTTTACCCCAAGAAGAGCGAAACCCAGAGCATGTGATAGAAGAACGAGACTCACCGGAGAGCCCTGAGCCTGAGATCCCCAAGTCCTCCATGCCAACATCTGCAGTTACCAAAAGATCATGCAGCCCAGCGGTTGCCTCTTTATCACCATCAGCTGCCCTTCGAGAACCtaaggaggaagaagaggagatgGAGGTAGACAAAGGTTTAGCGGAGAATGGACAAGATGCGGCTAATACAGATGGTATGGAAGACAAGAAAAAGGATGGAGAGAAAATAGAGGTAGATGCTGCGCAATCCCTTCCAGCAGACGCCGGATCACCGAGCAGTGGTGGCAAAGCTGTATCTGGTGGAAATGCTCCCTCCAGACCTCTTAAAGTCCGTATCAAGACCATTAAGACATCTACAGGAGGCATCACACGCACGGTTACCCGAGTAGCAGGTAAAGGAGGCACTGCCAGGACAGACAAAGATGCAAGTAAAGCCCAAACGGGAATTCGAGTTGGTCTTGCGAAAGGCACCAAAAAAATTGAAGCTCAAGTAGTAAAATGCTCAACCCTACCAGTATCCACTCTAGAAGCCAGTAGTGCCATGCTAGCAGCAGCTAGCAAGGTCCAAAACAAAATGGCCATGCAATCCGATAAAATGAAAGTCTCCGCCACGGCGGTGAGCATCACAAAAGCCACCACTTTACCAGTCGCGCCAGCCGTTGGTGGGATAAGTGTGCGCCCTACAGTCAGTAAAACGGCCAATGGGGGTACAGTGCCGTGTAAACCAGCGTCTATTGTCAACAGCACTGGTGCTGTTATTTCCCGTAGCCAGTCAAGCCTTGTTGAGGCATTCAACAAGATTCTGAACAGCAAGAACCTGCTGCCCAGCTACCGTCCAGATCTCTCGACCCCGCCACCCTCCCAATGGGGTCTTCCTATGCCTGCTACTGGCTACCGCTGCTTGGAGTGCGGAGATGCTTTTGCTTTGGAGCGTAGCCTGGCACGACACTATGACCGGCGCTCTTTGAGAATAGAGGTGACTTGTAATCACTGCGCGAAGCGGCTGGCTTTCTTCAACAAATGCAGCCTGCTGTTACATGCTCGGGAGCACAAGGAACGAGGCCTGGTCATGCAGTGCTCGCATTTGGTTATGAGACCAGTTACAGTGGAGCAGATGATTGGCCAGCAAGACACTACTCCCATTG GTATGCTTTCTCCATCTCTGTCCTCTCCATCTCTGTCATCCTCCACAACCCCGACAGGGACGACTCCTGTACAGTCCACTTCCAGTCCACTGAAGGACTCCCCTTCTCCAGGCACGGTTTCAAGCCAGCCCAGCCCTGCTCGCCGTGGTCCCCAGAGTCCCCAGGCCCTGATGCCGCTGCCCTGCAAGAAAGGCGAAGCCCTGCAATACCACAACTTCAAGTGTCCTGAATGTCAAACCCAGTTTTCAAGCAAGACTGAATTAGTGACTCATTTCCAGCAAATTAGAGCTACTCCTAATTCA ACTTGTATGCTTTGCTCTCCCCCCATGATGCTGCCTAACTGGTGCAGTGTTTCAGCCCATCAGCGGATCCATAAGCACCGCGCACCCCATGTGTGTCCAGAGTGTGGTGGCACTGCTCGTCAGGCAACGTTTCAAACCCATCTGGAAGAGTCTTGCCTGCACTTTGCCAGACGCATTGGCTACAG GTGCTCCATTTGTCAGGTTGTGTTTGGCGGTTTGAACTCCATAAAGTCCCACATACAAACAGCTCACTGTGAAGTATTTCACAAGTGCCCCAACTGCCCGATGGCCTTCAAATCTGCCCAGAGCACCCAGGGGCACATCACTTCCCAGCATCCTGCCCTCACAGCTGCACAGGCTAA GATGATCTACAAGTGTGTCATGTGTGACACAGTGTTCACCCAGAAACCTTTGCTGTACATGCATTTTGACACTCACCTGGCCAAACAGAAGGTGCATGTCTTCAAATGTCCAGACTGCACTAAACTTTATGCCCAGAAAGGATCCATGATGGAACACATCAAG ACCGCTCACAGAGGCTTGTCCGTCAAAGCAGAGACTCCTCCCACCACCTCATCTCCGGTCTCAGCTCCCGCCAGCAACTCCGCCTCTAAACCTAAACCCACTGAAAACAATTCAGAGGACTTGAGCCAGGAACAGggggaggaggatgaggagggggAAGAGGAAGAGGGGGAGTATGAAGGGGAAGAGAGAGATgagggagaagaggaggagaatgAGGAGGAAGATCAGACGGACTCTCCTGAAAATGGCAGTATGGAGTGGAGGTGCAAGGAGTGCAAGAAACGCTATGCTGAAAGAGAAGACTACATCGACCACATGAAGAATGACCATGGCACG GTAATGAAGAAGTTCCCCTGCAGATTGTGTGAACGTTCCTTCAGTTCAGCCAACAGCCTTCGTCGCCATGTCCGAATAATACATGAGGGTGTCAAGAGAGTCTTCCGCTGCCC GCACTGTTCAGAGGGCAAGCGTACGTTCAGTAGTCGTCTGATTTTGGAGAAGCACATTCGGGTCAGACATGGCATCAGAATACGACAAACATCAGACAGACCG AATGCTCCAAACACCAGAAAGCGTTCGCTTCCGGCTGACGGGGCAGGCAGCTCGTCTGAGCTTGACAACGAGAGCGGAGATCCACCAGTAGGGGGCGCCACTGATACTGATGACATCACAGGAGAGGACCCCAAAAGAACTCGAGTGTCTGAGAACCGCCCGCTCGAGCAGGAGGAAGACGACGGCACATTCCGCTGCACACCCTGTGGCTTCACCACACAGGATTGGGAAGAGTTCCAGCACCACATTCCCGTCCACTGTGACACGGAGAATGCACCTCAGCAGTGCCTGCAGTGCGGCGCCTGCTTCGCCTCGGCTGGCTCCCTCAGCCGACACAAATTCATCACACACCGTTTACGCCAAGGTCAGCATGACAATCACGGTGGAAACGCATCACCTGGCACGTCGCCGCAGGACGGCTCTCCATCTTCACCTAAAGCGGGCGTGGAAGGGGAGGGGGGGGGTGGTCAGCTGCAGGGTGTGCGGCCGGCGCTTCGACAAGGCTTCGGACCTTAA